gaatttttccgtgtagaactcggagtttttgtcgtcacttttttcgccatgttaacaataattttggttcctttaattgcgacgatATTTcggcgatgatgatgcccaggcgacgctcgcccgggcgaccaccatagcgaattcccatcgtaaaaaatgccccagatatgatacactaaatttttttcgcgtatagaagccgatattcacttttaacattgtctCTTATGGGatttatgtttcgattaacgtcatttcattaatcgtcacatttttcaggaacggtaagtgacgttaaacgaggactaactgtacatacataaataaatgaaaataaaagtatgtATAAAACAGAATAAAGAATAGCTGTATAAAACAGAATGATGGGGAATTACACTGCATTAATCGCTGCACTTAAGAATGAATGATCCCAATGGGGGATCAcgccatttttttaaaaccatcCATCACAAATTTTCAATTGAGAGGAGAGTCATTTACAAGTAATATTGAATGATATGCAATTAAATAGACCGAAGCCTCAATTGTGGAAAAGCTGATTTAAGTATCAATTGTTCACAGCATAGTAGTGCTACCCCCCTTTAAAAAATAGGGAAGAAATTTTACAGTTaataagatattttgaaaatttcttcataACTGTCAACTTTGGGAAGTAATTAGAAAAACAAACCTCTTATCTAACAAAacatttaacaaatataaactctTCCAGAGACTATTTAAATTACCCATCTTAATACAAAAATAGGAATTCCCAGGGCCCATAAATGCAAAAGTCTCTGCTTTTGAGGCAATGAAAACATTCGAGTTAAATGAAAAGATATATTATGTACAACTCCAATGGCAATGTGTCCATACTAAGCAATTGATTTCTCAgaaatagaatgaataaactaATCTTTTTAAGCTTTGAAGCAATCAATTCCTCAAAGTCTGTCAATTTCACCAGTTTTAACAATAAAATGAGAGCAAATTTTACGATACATTTTCACCTAAAAAATGCTTTCAGTAGCCTTAAAAATGTGAACAAGAAAGTAAAATCACCTTTGAGGagaagaaattaatgcataaatcaAAGACCATCACAAATCCTTTCTGCGGAATTAATGATGGCCAAAGGGAATATTTTCAATATACTCAAAAAGCAAAATGCAGTTATTTATTCATCAAAGAatctaggaaaataattttgagctaTATTTCACCTTACCAGAGATGAGTGCATTAcccatccttgaaaatgacaatttcaacggaaatgaaaattctaaagcataaaaaattgtttccaaCTTACATGAGCCACAAGATCCAAAAATCAGATACCTTTGGAATGCTTCAAATGATTTATCTTCTCCACAAGGTAATAATTCTGCAAGATACTGGTCATAATGAAGAGACAGGGGCAGTCTGGGGTGATTGAGGGCACTCGGCAAGGCCTCGTAATGGGGCCCACCATACTGAGGGATTTGTGGGACCTCCCCCGGAacattttaggaaattgcatgccaagaaatggattttgacgtcACTCTGGCTCTCAAAAACTATGTAAAAGttagaaaaatagcaattttgtaagaaaaaaatacaatgaaaagtgataatttctcAGATTATCATGtttaattatgtatatattttctattaagGTAAAACCACCAGTAGTTGACACCTTAAGGATTTATATGTCTGTTTGTTAACATTACTTAAACCGAATTCACTGTAGGGGAAACTTAAAGTTACTGATAGCTGTACAAAGTATTCCTCTATCGTACTGTCACaagaataacattaataaaatgaatgtgaattattattattttttttttgttaacgggCACAGGTCTAGTAGTTGACACCAAGCGAAAACAAGAATATTTAGTAGttgacacattttattttcagtagttgacacactttataaaactctttatttcaataCACTCTTTATTTATTGACACTCTTTAGTAGTTTACAtatgttttaaatgagaaaaggtttaataaatgaatttttgcctACTTTGTATGAATACaggaatgaaatgaatgataaaagttgtagaaaaatacaaaaattgaatgttaaCGTATTACATAACTTAGGCTCATTCTCTagttaattaagttaaaaaaaaatgaatataaattgtgcTAAGCTATCAGAATGCAAGAAGTTAATCCCATAAAAATTCAAGTTCCGGGACTGAGTAAACATTTCTCGTGGTACTCATTTTTAAAGGCTCGTCAATGTGGTATAATACAGTTTCCCATTCGTAGTCCAATTTATCCTCTTTTTCTGGCCATTTCCAGAGTCTCCCAGattttttcatagctgtaatagtAGCAGCTGTTTCACAAACATCAGTTATAACCCCCGGAAATAACTCTTCTTCATAAGAAAAAACTACATACTCCCCTACTTTCCTCTCTACTGGTTTCTTTAGGTTTTTCTCATGTATGTTTTCCTCATCGCTCTCATCTTTAAAATCACTGTCACTGTCTGATGGCACCTCTTCTATGCCAGAGTTAGAGCTGTCTTTGTAATGAAGCACCCGCTTTGCAGTCCTTTTCTTATGCTGCCGAACTTTATCTTGTTTCGCTCttactttttcatcttttttcctttgtCTCTCGGCAGCACGttccagttttcttttttctaattcttccttttttgccAACTTCTTTCTAAAATAATCTTGACACAGCTGTCCTGAGACAATGGCAGGCATTTTCTCCTTCATTgatcgtttttgttttggttcattcttgtctttctggaaaaaaaagtgtCTTTTGAATGGGCTGGGGATTTCTGCAGATACTTTAGAAGTTCCAGCTTGACAAAGATCAGTATGATTAATACTATCTCTAGCAGGCTTATCGATACAAGTAAGGTTGTTCGTTCCAGATGGCATATTGTAATCATCAGTGGTATGATAAGTGGACTCATCGATAGCACTAGGAGTGAGTGTTGCAGATGACAGGTCCCCATCCACAATGCTTAGATTGTCTGGCTCATTAGTAGCACCAGATGCATTTAACAAATTACTTTCCAGTTCTAATTTTGTCTTCTGCCAcagttcaaagagtgaaatatctttttcctccAACTCTTTATTTGTATCcctgttacaaaatattttgagcttGCTTTCTGGAATACTCTCATTGAGAAATCGAAGtccttcttttaaaaattgtccaCGTTCTTTGGCTTTTGTGACTTGATTATCACCTTCAATGTTTAATGGGAGAGTGATAGCTTCTGGGTTCCATGGAAACAATCCACATTTTCTAAAACCATTTTCCAGGATAGTCACTTGTAGCACATTGTCTATAActtctttcaaaagttttggaaattctTTCTTCTTTAAGACTGGAGCCTCCAAATTGGATAACCTCCATTCATGTACTTTCTTCTTCCAGTGCTCTTTAAGAGTCCTGAAAACCGAAACATCCATCGGTTGCAAGAGATGCGTCGCATTTGGGTACAGTGCAATGAGaatgatgccatttttttcacaaaactgGCTCACTTGCAAACTCAAATGAGATGAGTGCCCATCCACAAAAAGAGCAACtggcaaaggaatattttctttcttcagccATGGGTAGAAAATGTCAGCGACAAACTCGAAGAATGCCTCACAGGTCATCCAACCAGACTCTGTTCTTCCCAAGCCCCACGCTGGAGGGAAATTCTCTGCAATTTCCTGCGGGATCCTTTTATATTTGTACAAACTGTTGGGGGAAGTACAGCACCACTTGCGCTACCTGTGATAAGGACAGTAAGGCATTCTTTCTCATCCGAATTTACTTGCTGATATACAGTCTTATCCCCTTTTTTTGCTAATACTTTACCACCCTTTGGGTTTAAAAAAAAGGCTGTCTCATCCGTATTAAAGATTCTTCTTGGATCTTGTAAAatctctttttgtttattttcaaccAAGAATGTCTCTACTTCTTTAAACCAATTACAAAGGCTTTCCTTGGACACTGCAGCCCTCGTTGTGGTAAGGTTTTGAGACATACGAACAGCTATTCCAGGGTTTCTTCTCATAAATCCTTTCATCCATGATTTTCCTGGGCAGCTGTCTTTGAACGGGTTTGGCCTCTTTAACTCTTTTAAAAGGCGCTGCACACTGAAGACAACCTCCTGCATTGTAACAGGAAATCCTGCACGGGCCATGCTGTAAATCCAATTACTGATAGTGGTTTCTTCACCTGTACTTAAAATAGCCGCTGGACCCATTTTCCTACacaaatagaatagaataattttttaatccttcaAGTATACAACACGCTATACAATTGAATATGtcaatacaataaattacatacTACACACTCAAAGTAATTGTCAAACATtctgttattaaatttaaaaaactctgaGAGAGAGTACAGAGGATTCTCAGTTAGAAACCTTTTCTGTCTTAGCCTGAACTGAGATATAGGCATGGTCCCAACCAATGACGggaatttattaaaaagtttCAAAGACAACATAAGACAAATGCATAATCAGAATAAGTTAGATAAAGTAGGTAGCCACATACTATGTAAAGACTAGTTTCCTAAGTCTTGAGCATCCTAAACTAGccaattattaatacaaataacaAATAGATTTAAGTTAATAGAAATAACAAATTTATGTGTAGGGATAAAAATACAGCCCTGCTGTCTTATTGACACTATGCTTGGGATGTAGACTCTTAAGCTAGACATAAAAACATGTAGACCTGTGTTACCTGTCAATTGGGTGTTTTCCTTCAACCTTGTACTTCAAAGTGACCCTtggaacattaaattttttagctGCAGTTTTATATGGTGTTTTATGCAACCTTACATCTTCCACAGCTGCTTCCATTACCTCTTGagtataatttctaaaatttcccttTGTTGGAGGCATCTGAAAATGAAAGACTCAGTAATTCAGAAGTTGACACATTGTAACTCCAATAGTTGACACCCCCTGTCAACTATTGGGTacaatactttgaaaatgttttagaggTTATAATACACAGTTCAACAATGTAAGCAGTTAAATAACACTCAAATAAAGcagaattattaaattatattactccTGAGTAGTTGACACACGGTGTCAACCACTCAATACTATGTCATCTAAAGTTTCAGTAGTTGACATGATGCCaaacagccatttttttttaatttacaggttattttgaaaactgtttgTATACTTTAGAGTCTAAAACAAAGTATTAAACATCTCcttaatcaaaattataattggtgtttaaattttcaatgcttaccTTTTAGCTTGTTCTTAGCAAACTCCACAACGAAATCACATTAATCAATTGAAAAACATGGGCTGTTGTCATCAGATGATTGTGGTTAGACTGCTGTTAAAGATGGCGGTACAGTAGTTCACATACACACCACTAGAGAGCTACACTACacagacagaaaaatattaatcatctgGCACCTTTATTCctcttgttattgtatttttttattataagtgtCAACTACTAGTGCAGTGTCAACTACTGGTGGTTTTAccttatctatttagtgaatattttgattgaaaatgcactgaaatctaaaaaaaaactaaaattaccttttcgaataaccctttcaaaaaagcatcaggttctctcttaccttctgactcctttatttttcatatgatctTTTTACACTCTATCAAGCAACTAATGACAACGTCTAAGACAAGACGTTGACATCTTGACAACTGCTACTGCCTTAGTCATTGTCGACGTCTTGACGTTAACGTGGATTTTCAAGACGTCGACAATGACTAAGGCAGCAGGGGAAGTGGACGTAGAGAAAGCTTGAGTCATAGCCAAGCACTCACCAGCGTAAAAAAATTGCCAGAAGTCCTGGTTCTGTATAACCGCTGCTGAGTGATGGGGTGATCGCTCGGCCATTACCTTCATGGAAACTCCTTGTTCATGTTATCTAAACATCCCGGAGTGCGATCGCATTCACTGATCGGGGAACCGCGCCCTGCATCAATTGCATACTAGGCAACTTGCGCGAGATGTGACTATGCAGCATGGTGCCTGGCAGTGTAGTTTCAGACTTCTTGCAGCCGTTTTGAAGCATTcctgcaaaccaattttctgaatccatGATCTCGCAGACTCGGGTGTGCGGTTTACGGAAACCAGTATGGACTATTTGTTTTTTCTGATTATACGTGCAgcccctccccatcattagcccgggtAATTCGGAGTATGCTGTAATTATCCCAATCGAAATTACTTCTTCCTATGCTTacataaattcagaaaattttcctAGGGCAGAAGATAAATGTTTGGTATGATTTAAATTAGGgccttataaaaatataatgtggtCTATCTGACAAAATTAGAGACATACCTTCCCTAACCATCCACATTTCCACTGATAACCTGTATAGGTAGGTACATACTTAGATTCAAGTCACCTTTGTCACCATCACCAAACAGCGTAATAAATGAATTCTTATGACttgcaaaaatacatttatttatgatCAAATACAActtcagtttaaaaaattgtaatttttacttaATGTATCATACAAAACCCAGATACCATCATTTCTTAGAAtgttaaaacattatttttcaaggattaacatccgtattattttttttagctctgtaAGATAAAATACAAGCATTAGGTATAGTTAGGAACTTTTGACTGATTTAACCTGTTCCTGAATTTGCAGAGAGCAAAACAAAAATGCAATGAACACTTAATCATGCAATATTGGCTTCAGCGAAGCATTGCCATTGTCCAACAATAGTTGATTTTATAACTTATTGACCGTAGGAAAACACAAAAGAAcaaatccttaaaatattttatcatttccactCATCAAAATTGGATCAAAACACACTTTAgctgaataaaaatatcattcctGAAATAAGTACAATACCCATTTTCCACATGGGTGGAGATATTGCATCCCAAAAGTTTAACTGAATGAGTGAAGTACGATGACCGAATAAAATCACAACATATATGTGCTTCAAAAATTATGTGactaatgatgaagatgaataaataaatattcagaatGAACATGTACATGAGAATGATACATAAATGTATAACAATAATTGCCTGGGGTGATCTTAATGTATTTAATTCACTGACACAACTGAAGAGACATGAAAGAAAACATCACAGAGCAGAAGGGGATAGAAAATAATCACGTCGCTTAAGTAACTCATTTGTAAACAGAACTTATATATGTGTCGCACATATACATacaagaaaaagtaaattaagtttattcattaaaaattaacaaaattcagaaaaaatcaaTACAGAACTTCATGACAACTTTATGTAAGTATATGTATATACTAAAATGAAATTCATCAGTAAATCAAGTACCACATTTTTAAGTAACAAAATCACCTATTCCATTTCATGAACACCAGCAAAATATCTAAGTACATGGCTGATGGTTTACAGGAGtttcataaatgaatatttgaaaatcctAACAACTCATTTCCCTAACCACTTTACAATGTTTAGTTTCATCAATTCCATACAATTTCAATATAAGGACATAAAAATGAGTAAGATATAAGCATGTTATGCCAGTCTCAGCACAGTAACCACGATTAAATCATGGCAGTGATTGCAgattagtttataaaaaaaa
The DNA window shown above is from Ischnura elegans chromosome 4, ioIscEleg1.1, whole genome shotgun sequence and carries:
- the LOC124157579 gene encoding uncharacterized protein LOC124157579, which encodes MTCEAFFEFVADIFYPWLKKENIPLPVALFVDGHSSHLSLQVSQFCEKNGIILIALYPNATHLLQPMDVSVFRTLKEHWKKKVHEWRLSNLEAPVLKKKEFPKLLKEVIDNVLQVTILENGFRKCGLFPWNPEAITLPLNIEGDNQVTKAKERGQFLKEGLRFLNESIPESKLKIFCNRDTNKELEEKDISLFELWQKTKLELESNLLNASGATNEPDNLSIVDGDLSSATLTPSAIDESTYHTTDDYNMPSGTNNLTCIDKPARDSINHTDLCQAGTSKVSAEIPSPFKRHFFFQKDKNEPKQKRSMKEKMPAIVSGQLCQDYFRKKLAKKEELEKRKLERAAERQRKKDEKVRAKQDKVRQHKKRTAKRVLHYKDSSNSGIEEVPSDSDSDFKDESDEENIHEKNLKKPVERKVGEYVVFSYEEELFPGVITDVCETAATITAMKKSGRLWKWPEKEDKLDYEWETVLYHIDEPLKMSTTRNVYSVPELEFLWD
- the LOC124158153 gene encoding uncharacterized protein LOC124158153 gives rise to the protein MALLEYETIASKFLALKLKWANMPPTKGNFRNYTQEVMEAAVEDVRLHKTPYKTAAKKFNVPRVTLKYKVEGKHPIDRKMGPAAILSTGEETTISNWIYSMARAGFPVTMQEVVFSVQRLLKELKRPNPFKDSCPGKSWMKGFMRRNPGIAVRMSQNLTTTRAAVSKESLCNWFKEVAQVVLYFPQQFVQI